In Elaeis guineensis isolate ETL-2024a chromosome 1, EG11, whole genome shotgun sequence, a genomic segment contains:
- the LOC105061107 gene encoding UDP-glycosyltransferase 89B2-like translates to MGEAVGPHVLVIPYPAQGHMLPLLDLVHLLSSRARLAVTIAVTTKNRHLLDPLLSRSPTVVPLVLPFPDYPALPPGVENAKGLPLAFFRPLTHALAGLQDPLLRWAHSTPHPPTAIISDFFLGWTSDLAAQLGIPRLVFSPSGALVVAVLHVLWRRMPERSDPDDPDCPISFPEIPNSPALPRHQLSFLYRTHIVGEPLSEFIKEGFLKNIASWGFVVNTFADLERVYLDHHRNDLGHPRVWAVGPLAPPDGPAERGGGASAAVGEIMTWLDGCPEGSVLLVAFGSQQVLAPPQAAALAEGLERSGARFIWCATEATVVPKEFEGRVAGRGLVVRGWAPQVAILGHRAVAAFLTHCGWNSVLEAVTAGVAMLTWPMGADQFWNARLVVEEAGVGVALCDDADAVPNADELARVVAESLGESGKGMRERAKELSRRALDAVKGGGSSYKDLEGLVAELSKIRVK, encoded by the coding sequence atgggcgagGCCGTCGGACCCCACGTCCTGGTGATCCCCTACCCAGCCCAGGGCCACATGCTCCCCCTCCTGGACCTCGTCCACCTCCTCTCTTCCCGCGCCCGCCTCGCCGTCACCATCGCCGTCACTACCAAGAACCGGCACCTTCTCGACCCTCTCCTCTCTCGCTCCCCCACCGTCGTCCCCCTCGTCCTCCCGTTCCCTGACTATCCGGCTCTCCCCCCAGGCGTCGAGAACGCCAAGGGCCTACCCCTCGCCTTCTTCCGCCCCCTCACCCACGCCCTCGCCGGCCTCCAAGACCCCCTCCTCCGCTGGGCCCACTCCACTCCCCATCCCCCCACCGCCATCATCTCCGACTTCTTCCTCGGCTGGACCTCCGACCTCGCCGCCCAGTTGGGCATCCCCCGCCTCGTCTTCTCCCCCTCTGGTGCCCTCGTCGTCGCCGTCTTACACGTCCTCTGGCGCCGGATGCCCGAAAGATCCGATCCTGACGACCCCGATTGCCCCATCTCCTTCCCGGAAATCCCCAATTCCCCTGCTTTACCCCGGCACCAGCTCTCCTTTCTCTACCGGACCCACATAGTCGGAGAACCGCTCTCGGAGTTCATAAAGGAGGGATTTTTAAAGAACATCGCGAGCTGGGGGTTCGTCGTCAACACCTTCGCCGACCTGGAGCGGGTCTATCTGGACCACCACCGGAACGATCTGGGGCACCCCCGGGTCTGGGCGGTGGGGCCCCTGGCCCCGCCGGACGGCCCCGCTGAGCGCGGTGGTGGGGCATCCGCCGCCGTCGGCGAGATCATGACGTGGCTGGACGGCTGCCCGGAGGGGTCTGTGCTGCTGGTGGCCTTCGGGAGCCAGCAGGTGCTGGCGCCGCCACAGGCGGCGGCGCTGGCTGAAGGGTTGGAGCGGAGCGGGGCGAGGTTTATCTGGTGCGCGACGGAGGCGACGGTGGTGCCGAAGGAGTTCGAGGGGCGCGTAGCGGGTCGAGGGCTGGTCGTGCGGGGGTGGGCGCCGCAGGTGGCGATCCTGGGACACCGGGCGGTGGCCGCGTTCTTGACTCACTGCGGGTGGAACTCAGTGCTGGAAGCTGTAACTGCGGGGGTGGCGATGCTGACGTGGCCGATGGGCGCGGACCAGTTCTGGAACGCAAGGCTGGTGGTGGAGGAGGCCGGGGTCGGGGTGGCGCTGTGCGACGATGCCGACGCGGTGCCGAACGCGGACGAGTTGGCCCGCGTCGTGGCCGAGTCGCTGGGCGAGTCGGGGAAGGGGATGAGGGAGCGCGCAAAGGAGCTGAGTCGAAGAGCTTTGGATGCGGTAAAAGGCGGGGGAAGCTCGTACAAGGATCTGGAGGGGTTGGTGGCCGAGCTTTCCAAGATCCGGGTCAAATGA